One window of Papaver somniferum cultivar HN1 chromosome 9, ASM357369v1, whole genome shotgun sequence genomic DNA carries:
- the LOC113312302 gene encoding uncharacterized protein LOC113312302 has product MEDIECMVLDGVRIMIQIYFFNIGNRSIKFQAIKECYWSNPKMGYVLFCCDGAAAGNPGMAGFGIITRSYNCEVIGTVSGRLGITTNYIGETLAVIWAIEWAVRLHCSKIIIRSDSKTVVEDFIKGEVPWCFKTRWQKAFKALAEIHYERCYRELNFSADDLAKKGAKLQMGEVIQHVGRPANLIQVEMPNRRYYRFC; this is encoded by the coding sequence ATGGAGGACATAGAATGCATGGTACTAGATGGGGTCAGAATTATGATTCAAATATACTTCTTCAATATAGGTAACAGAAGTATTAAATTTCAAGCCATTAAAGAATGTTACTGGTCAAATCCTAAGATGGGTTATGTACTGTTTTGCTGTGATGGAGCTGCAGCTGGTAATCCTGGTATGGCAGGATTTGGTATTATAACAAGAAGTTATAACTGTGAAGTGATAGGGACTGTATCTGGAAGATTGGGAATAACTACTAATTACATAGGTGAAACTCTGGCAGTTATATGGGCCATTGAATGGGCAGTTAGACTTCATTGTAGCAAGATTATTATCAGGTCTGACTCAAAAACTGTTGTAGAAGACTTTATTAAAGGTGAAGTGCCCTGGTGTTTCAAAACAAGATGGCAAAAAGCTTTCAAGGCATTAGCTGAGATCCATTATGAGCGCTGCTACAGGGAACTCAATTTCTCAGCTGATGATTTAGCCAAAAAGGGAGCAAAATTACAAATGGGAGAAGTCATACAACATGTTGGAAGACCTGCTAATTTGATTCAAGTGGAAATGCCAAATAGGAGATACTACAGATTCTGTTAG
- the LOC113312301 gene encoding uncharacterized protein LOC113312301, with product MHEDKEILTPAKVLQIVENNSLEKSVVKYINGKDGSVSEERIPTTTWSRIIQKPAASKPASTSIDQTNAAQKAPKTGLQYSWSNCQHGNKIILCNLDRAVYNHLWFQKHIDWGYKVGLRIAFDHAPLLGGCASIPKPPNIPFKFQKMWLSHSNFMEVISQCWNEYVVGDPSFVLLHKLKKLENILKDWNWKVLGDINVQIKETEEEVNKAMELSDNNPSNAEALDRLVNAENNYNSIEVQLNIMLKQKARIKWVKEGSANTSFFHTNLKIRQSRNFISELEDTNGDNISDQNKIADTLVQHFEQKFQYKAAEEVDSLLEVIPYVITK from the exons ATGCATGAAGACAAGGAGATTTTAACTCCTGCAAAAGTGCTACAAATAGTTGAAAACAATTCATTAGAAAAGAGTGTTGTGAAGTACATAAATGGTAAGGATGGGTCTGTATCAGAGGAAAGAATTCCTACTACAACTTGGTCTAGAATAATTCAAAAACCAGCAGCATCTAAACCAGCTTCTACTTCCATTGATCAAACAAATGCAGCTCAAAAG GCTCCAAAAACTGGATTACAATACTCTTGGTCTAATTGCCAACATGGGAATAAAATAATCTTGTGCAATTTAGACAGAGCAGTCTACAATCATTTATGGTTTCAAAAGCACATAGATTGGGGGTACAAAGTTGGGTTAAGAATTGCCTTTGATCATGCTCCTTTGTTAGGGGGTTGTGCAAGCATTCCTAAACCTCCAAACATTCCTTTTAAATTTCAGAAGATGTGGTTATCTCACTCTAATTTTATGGAGGTTATTTCTCAATGTTGGAATGAATATGTTGTTGGTGATCCATCTTTTGTTCTTCTACATAAATTAAAGAAGCTGGAGAATATTCTAAAAGATTGGAACTGGAAGGTGCTTGGTGACATAAATGTCCAAATaaaagaaacagaagaagaagtTAATAAAGCAATGGAATTATCTGATAACAATCCATCAAATGCTGAAGCTTTGGACAGACTAGTAAATGCAGAAAATAACTATAATTCTATAGAAGTTCAACTCAATATTATGCTTAAACAAAAAGCTAGAATAAAATGGGTAAAAGAGGGGTCTGCCAATACAAGTTTCTTCCATACAAATCTGAAGATTAGACAATCTAGAAATTTTATTAGTGAACTGGAGGACACTAATGGTGATAATATCTCAGACCAAAACAAGATTGCAGATACTTTGGTTCAACATTTTGAGCAAAAATTTCAGTATAAAGCAGCTGAAGAAGTTGACTCTCTTCTTGAAGTCattccatatgtaattacaaaataA